From the genome of Spirosomataceae bacterium TFI 002, one region includes:
- a CDS encoding PAP2 superfamily protein: MKTAFLKIAILLFFPLMSFAQKDIGQFSHELASKWFQLEVEMVPNTEGFTPPVTARVFGYSGLTLYESMVHGSTKYKSLVGTINDFEKMPKPSSGKTYNWMVVANTAQAEIVRLLFANANDKYTNEIDQLESTLNKKYTATSSSDELKRSQKFGKDIANAIFDYSKSDGGHEAYKHNFPKDFKLAPGSCMWVPVGQQKALQPYWGENRTFVKGNADFDMPPPPRCEIGNSSILYVQALEVYSVSKNLNEEQKAIAEFWSDDPGKTFTPPGHGVSIANQLVINEDLPFDKAAEVYCRVGMAAHDAFISCWKCKYKYNLLRPVTFIQTSIDPSWKAYLENPPFPEYTSGHGTVSGAIAIVLSDMFGYNYSFTDHSHEKNGLKPRTFESFLHYANEAALSRLYGGIHYRMSNEKGLENGKRVGRAVCDIKMSKS, encoded by the coding sequence ATGAAAACCGCTTTCTTAAAAATAGCAATACTTTTATTTTTCCCTCTGATGTCATTTGCTCAAAAAGACATTGGACAGTTCTCGCATGAACTGGCATCAAAGTGGTTTCAGCTGGAAGTGGAAATGGTACCCAACACCGAAGGTTTTACACCACCAGTCACAGCTCGCGTTTTTGGTTATTCGGGATTAACATTATATGAATCCATGGTACACGGCAGTACCAAATACAAATCACTAGTAGGAACGATCAATGATTTTGAGAAAATGCCCAAACCTAGTTCGGGCAAAACTTATAATTGGATGGTTGTAGCAAACACTGCTCAAGCTGAGATTGTAAGACTACTCTTTGCTAATGCCAATGACAAATACACAAATGAAATCGACCAACTCGAATCTACACTTAACAAGAAATATACTGCCACCTCTTCTTCCGACGAACTCAAAAGGTCTCAAAAATTTGGAAAGGATATAGCCAATGCGATTTTCGATTATTCCAAAAGCGACGGTGGACACGAAGCATACAAACATAATTTTCCTAAAGATTTTAAGCTAGCTCCTGGTTCTTGCATGTGGGTGCCTGTAGGTCAGCAAAAAGCATTGCAACCATATTGGGGCGAAAATAGAACTTTCGTTAAAGGTAATGCTGACTTTGACATGCCACCTCCGCCAAGATGCGAGATTGGAAACAGCTCCATTTTGTATGTACAAGCTCTTGAAGTTTACAGTGTTAGTAAAAATCTAAACGAAGAACAAAAAGCCATAGCAGAGTTTTGGAGTGATGATCCAGGGAAAACCTTCACACCTCCAGGGCATGGTGTTTCTATTGCTAATCAATTAGTTATAAACGAAGATCTACCATTCGATAAAGCTGCCGAAGTTTATTGTAGAGTAGGAATGGCAGCACACGATGCTTTTATTTCTTGTTGGAAATGTAAGTACAAGTATAACTTATTACGACCAGTTACTTTTATTCAAACAAGCATTGATCCTTCTTGGAAAGCATATTTGGAAAACCCTCCTTTTCCAGAATATACGTCAGGTCACGGAACGGTTTCCGGTGCTATTGCAATTGTGCTCAGCGATATGTTTGGTTACAATTACTCTTTCACAGATCACTCCCACGAGAAAAATGGACTCAAGCCAAGAACTTTCGAGTCGTTTTTGCACTATGCAAATGAGGCCGCACTTTCAAGACTATATGGTGGAATTCACTATAGAATGTCCAACGAAAAAGGCTTAGAAAATGGCAAACGAGTAGGCAGAGCAGTTTGCGATATTAAGATGAGCAAAAGTTAA
- a CDS encoding 1-(5-phosphoribosyl)-5-[(5-phosphoribosylamino)methylideneamino] imidazole-4-carboxamide isomerase yields the protein MIKIIPAIDIIDGKCVRLTKGDYSTKKVYNESPLEVAKMFEDSGIKQLHLVDLDGAKQKKVVNYKVLEAITTHTNLDIDFGGGVQDDSDLEKVFDHGAKQVTGGSIAVKNPELFDKWLSRWGGEKIILGADAKEEMIAISGWEEKTSIDIYDFIEDKITKGVKYTISTDVAKDGLLQGPSFDLYKNIQSKFPDLHIIASGGVSCLDDISQLNNLNLYGVIVGKAIYEGKISLQEISTFLA from the coding sequence ATGATTAAGATTATACCTGCAATAGACATTATTGACGGTAAGTGTGTGAGACTTACCAAAGGGGATTACAGCACTAAAAAAGTGTATAACGAAAGCCCACTGGAAGTTGCCAAAATGTTTGAAGACAGTGGTATCAAGCAACTTCATTTGGTTGATTTAGATGGTGCAAAACAGAAGAAAGTTGTAAACTACAAAGTGTTAGAAGCCATCACAACACATACCAATCTAGACATTGATTTTGGCGGTGGTGTACAAGACGATAGCGACTTAGAGAAAGTATTTGATCACGGGGCAAAACAAGTAACTGGAGGCAGCATTGCCGTAAAAAATCCCGAGCTTTTTGACAAATGGCTATCTCGCTGGGGAGGAGAAAAGATCATTCTCGGTGCCGATGCCAAAGAAGAAATGATTGCCATAAGTGGATGGGAAGAAAAAACCAGTATTGATATCTACGATTTTATAGAAGATAAAATCACAAAAGGCGTTAAATATACAATTAGTACGGATGTAGCAAAAGATGGTTTATTACAAGGACCATCTTTCGATCTTTACAAAAATATACAGTCCAAATTCCCAGACCTGCACATTATTGCAAGTGGAGGAGTAAGTTGTCTTGATGACATTTCTCAATTAAACAACCTGAATTTATATGGTGTTATAGTAGGGAAAGCGATTTACGAAGGAAAAATAAGTCTCCAAGAGATTAGTACTTTTTTAGCTTAA
- a CDS encoding imidazole glycerol phosphate synthase subunit hisH, translating to MKKVTIIKYNAGNVMSVMYALDRLNVAYELTNDRKEIENADYIIFPGVGEASTAMDSLKSTGLDTIIPNLKQPFLATCVGMQLLCNKSQEGDAQCLGVFDVDVLKFPKTEGFKIPQTGWNNLYDYKSDLLKGIKEDAYVYFNHSFYAPICDYTVATTDYILPYSSILQKDNFYACQFHSEISGDIGEQIFKNFLDIND from the coding sequence ATGAAAAAAGTGACAATTATTAAGTACAATGCCGGCAATGTAATGTCCGTAATGTATGCTCTAGATAGGCTAAATGTTGCCTACGAACTTACAAATGACCGTAAGGAAATAGAAAATGCGGATTACATAATATTTCCTGGAGTTGGCGAAGCAAGTACTGCCATGGACAGTCTCAAATCTACCGGATTAGATACCATTATTCCTAATTTGAAACAACCATTTTTAGCCACTTGTGTTGGGATGCAATTACTATGTAATAAATCACAAGAAGGTGATGCTCAATGCCTTGGGGTTTTTGATGTTGATGTTTTAAAATTTCCCAAAACCGAAGGATTTAAAATCCCCCAAACTGGATGGAATAACCTTTACGACTACAAATCTGACTTGTTAAAAGGGATCAAAGAAGACGCATATGTGTACTTTAATCATTCGTTTTATGCACCCATTTGTGATTATACTGTAGCAACTACCGACTACATCCTACCCTATTCATCTATTTTACAAAAAGACAATTTTTACGCATGTCAATTTCATAGTGAAATAAGCGGAGACATTGGAGAACAAATATTTAAAAACTTTCTAGATATCAATGATTAA
- a CDS encoding phosphoglucomutase translates to MINNLKLDKTTEKNIKKWLRGKYDEETKATINKLIEDGNVTQLTDSFYKNLEFGTGGMRGEIGVGSNRMNKYTVGAATQGLANYLNKTLVDKEEPIKVAIAYDSRNFSPEFAQITADIFSANGIVAYLYPELRPTPQLSFTVRELGCDAGIVITASHNPREYNGYKAYWNDGSQVVAPHDKNIVDEVNAISSVSKIKFRGVKKRLKKIQPALDKKYLKAVKRICVSPGIIRKQSDLKIVFSSIHGTGITMVPAALEQLGFKNVHIVEEQAKPDGNFPTVVYPNPEEKEAMSLSLKLAKEIDADLVMATDPDADRVGMAVKDPDGNWQLLNGNQAASLIVNYLLMAWKKSKKLQGKEFVAKTIVTTDLIDKLAMKAGVKCYNTLTGFKYIAQVIRELEGVEKFIGGGEESYGYLIGDEVRDKDAIAACAMIAELTAYAKHQGLTLFDYLAEMYIKNGFYYEGLFSVTKKGKSGAEEIQKMMADFRTNPPKSMAGSPVIRMDDYKSLIRTHLDTNQSEVIESGKRGIESSNVIQFFTKDGTKFTCRPSGTEPKIKFYVGVIGDLKSKDEFFSTMETLKEKVNSIKEELQL, encoded by the coding sequence ATGATCAATAACCTCAAACTAGACAAAACCACCGAAAAGAATATCAAAAAATGGCTTCGCGGAAAATATGACGAAGAAACGAAAGCCACAATCAACAAATTGATTGAGGATGGAAATGTAACTCAACTCACAGATTCATTTTACAAAAATCTTGAATTTGGTACAGGTGGTATGAGGGGAGAAATAGGTGTAGGCTCCAATAGAATGAACAAATATACAGTAGGTGCTGCCACGCAAGGACTTGCAAATTATTTAAACAAAACACTCGTTGATAAAGAAGAACCAATCAAAGTTGCGATTGCCTACGATAGTAGAAACTTCTCTCCAGAGTTTGCTCAAATCACAGCTGACATTTTCTCAGCAAACGGAATCGTAGCATATTTATATCCGGAGTTAAGACCAACTCCACAATTATCATTTACTGTTCGTGAACTTGGTTGTGATGCAGGAATCGTAATTACGGCTTCTCACAATCCAAGAGAATACAACGGATACAAAGCGTATTGGAATGATGGCTCTCAGGTAGTAGCACCTCACGATAAAAACATTGTAGATGAGGTTAACGCAATAAGCAGTGTAAGTAAAATCAAGTTTAGGGGAGTAAAAAAACGCCTTAAGAAAATCCAACCTGCACTCGATAAAAAATACCTAAAAGCAGTAAAACGTATTTGCGTTTCTCCAGGTATTATTAGAAAACAAAGCGATCTTAAGATTGTGTTTTCGTCTATACATGGTACAGGAATTACAATGGTTCCAGCTGCTTTGGAGCAATTAGGGTTTAAAAATGTTCACATTGTAGAAGAACAAGCCAAACCTGACGGAAACTTCCCAACAGTAGTTTATCCTAACCCCGAAGAGAAAGAAGCAATGAGCCTCTCTCTTAAACTGGCAAAAGAGATAGACGCTGATTTAGTAATGGCTACTGATCCCGATGCCGACAGAGTGGGTATGGCAGTAAAAGATCCTGACGGAAACTGGCAATTGCTAAATGGTAACCAAGCTGCTAGTTTGATTGTAAACTACTTGCTTATGGCTTGGAAAAAATCCAAAAAGCTGCAAGGAAAAGAGTTTGTTGCCAAAACCATCGTAACGACCGACCTCATTGATAAGCTTGCTATGAAGGCAGGCGTAAAATGTTACAACACATTAACTGGATTTAAATACATCGCACAAGTCATTCGTGAACTTGAAGGTGTTGAGAAGTTCATAGGAGGAGGAGAAGAAAGCTACGGTTACCTCATTGGTGATGAAGTTCGAGATAAAGATGCTATTGCCGCATGTGCAATGATAGCTGAACTTACCGCTTATGCCAAGCACCAAGGGCTGACCTTATTCGACTACCTTGCCGAGATGTACATCAAAAATGGCTTTTATTACGAAGGCCTTTTCTCTGTAACTAAAAAAGGAAAATCTGGAGCTGAAGAAATTCAGAAAATGATGGCTGACTTCAGAACTAATCCTCCTAAAAGTATGGCAGGCTCTCCTGTTATAAGAATGGATGATTACAAGTCACTGATAAGAACGCACCTTGACACCAATCAAAGCGAAGTTATAGAAAGTGGAAAAAGAGGAATTGAGAGTTCAAATGTGATTCAATTTTTCACAAAAGACGGAACAAAATTCACTTGTCGACCATCGGGTACAGAGCCTAAGATTAAGTTTTATGTCGGGGTAATTGGAGACCTTAAAAGCAAGGATGAGTTTTTCAGTACAATGGAAACGCTGAAAGAAAAAGTAAATTCAATAAAAGAAGAGCTTCAGTTATAA
- a CDS encoding Histidine kinase-, DNA gyrase B-, and HSP90-like ATPase: protein MQLFRLVIVFAVFVQSILLGLKSTGQPLDICIKSIEVAGKEVPIKEEIQTDYNQNNFQFLIDWNSPIPIDYKLLKRVGHERFRNVDFGEWEEVEDNRFKILNVQTGKFIVEIKAIAQNNNSNILTTKLVIDRPWWRTWWFWGASFIGLFGLFYSREQLLKQWEDEEQIHHQKIIELELKTLQLQMNPHFIFNALNSIQNYVLSHDALTANNYLSKFANLIRLFLDSSRSKYISLSEELRLLGLYCDMEQLRFENKFSYELNVDPKVDRYIELPTMILQPFVENAINHGLRYKKSKGLLSIEFFVHKNHLICEITDNGVGRDLSTHLQEKSKKGYKSQGLAITYERLMTYNSINDTNIIFTINDLFTKEQNEEQGTVVTVKFPLN from the coding sequence ATGCAGCTTTTTAGGTTAGTAATTGTATTTGCCGTATTCGTCCAAAGTATCCTCCTTGGGTTAAAATCTACAGGTCAGCCTCTTGATATATGTATAAAAAGCATAGAGGTTGCAGGAAAGGAGGTACCTATCAAGGAAGAAATCCAAACCGATTACAATCAAAACAATTTCCAATTTCTTATAGATTGGAATTCGCCTATACCTATTGACTATAAGCTTTTAAAAAGGGTCGGACACGAGCGTTTTAGAAACGTTGATTTTGGAGAGTGGGAAGAAGTTGAAGACAATAGATTCAAAATCCTCAATGTACAAACAGGAAAGTTTATTGTTGAAATAAAAGCAATAGCTCAAAATAATAATAGTAACATTCTTACTACTAAGTTAGTTATAGATAGACCATGGTGGAGAACTTGGTGGTTTTGGGGTGCTTCTTTTATAGGATTGTTTGGGCTTTTCTATAGCCGAGAGCAATTGCTAAAACAATGGGAAGATGAAGAGCAAATTCATCATCAGAAAATCATTGAACTCGAGCTTAAAACTCTCCAGTTGCAGATGAATCCCCATTTTATTTTCAATGCCCTTAACTCCATTCAAAACTATGTACTTTCTCATGACGCATTAACAGCAAACAACTACCTTTCAAAATTTGCTAATTTAATACGGCTGTTTTTGGACTCTTCTCGAAGCAAATATATTTCGCTTAGCGAAGAACTTAGATTGCTAGGCTTGTATTGCGATATGGAACAATTGAGGTTTGAAAATAAATTTTCATATGAATTAAATGTTGACCCCAAAGTCGATCGTTATATAGAATTACCAACAATGATTTTACAACCATTTGTAGAGAATGCGATCAACCATGGTCTGAGATATAAAAAATCAAAAGGACTTCTTTCAATTGAATTTTTCGTACATAAGAATCATCTAATTTGCGAAATTACAGATAATGGGGTTGGAAGGGATTTATCCACTCACTTACAAGAAAAATCGAAAAAAGGATACAAATCACAAGGCCTAGCTATTACTTATGAGAGGCTAATGACATATAATTCGATAAACGATACAAATATTATTTTTACTATTAATGATTTGTTTACCAAAGAGCAAAATGAAGAACAGGGAACAGTTGTAACTGTTAAATTCCCCTTAAACTAA
- a CDS encoding cyclase, translating to MLTKRIIPCLDVKNGRTVKGTNFVNLRDAGDAVELAAIYAKEGADELIFLDITATVEGRATLLELVNKVAHTINIPFCVGGGISSIADVTALLNAGADKISINSSAVKRPELITELAQEFGSQCIVVAIDTRFVNGKHTVHTHGGRQATELETIAWAKKVEDLGAGEILLTSMDTDGTKDGFALELTAEISQNAGIPIIASGGAGTMEHFKEVFTTGKADAGLAASIFHFKEIPIPQLKTYLHENKIAMRF from the coding sequence ATGCTTACCAAAAGAATAATACCCTGTTTAGACGTTAAAAATGGACGTACTGTCAAAGGAACAAACTTTGTCAACCTTCGTGATGCAGGTGATGCTGTAGAATTGGCTGCTATTTATGCCAAAGAAGGAGCCGATGAGCTAATTTTTCTTGATATCACAGCAACTGTAGAAGGAAGAGCTACACTTTTAGAACTAGTTAATAAGGTTGCTCATACCATTAATATTCCTTTTTGTGTGGGTGGCGGCATCAGTTCTATTGCAGATGTAACAGCATTGCTAAATGCTGGGGCTGATAAAATTTCTATAAATTCTTCGGCAGTAAAGCGACCTGAACTAATCACTGAACTTGCCCAAGAATTTGGCAGCCAGTGTATTGTAGTAGCGATCGATACAAGATTCGTGAACGGAAAACATACAGTTCATACACATGGAGGTAGACAAGCAACCGAACTTGAGACAATTGCATGGGCCAAAAAAGTTGAGGATCTTGGAGCTGGAGAAATATTACTTACATCCATGGATACAGATGGCACCAAAGATGGATTTGCATTAGAGCTTACTGCAGAAATATCTCAAAATGCAGGCATCCCTATCATTGCGAGCGGCGGAGCTGGTACCATGGAGCATTTCAAAGAGGTATTCACAACAGGGAAGGCAGATGCTGGTTTAGCGGCTTCCATTTTCCACTTCAAAGAAATCCCAATTCCTCAACTCAAGACTTATTTACATGAAAATAAAATTGCCATGCGATTTTAA
- a CDS encoding two component transcriptional regulator, LytTR family: protein MTTCIIIDDEERSVDTMRTIIEKYLSDKLVIIDTASSSQEGYEKIQKLHPQLIFLDIEMPHGSGFDLLERFNKPSFEVIFTTGFEKYAITAIKFSALDYLLKPININDVLESVDRAIERINVGNKGNLGLQMLLENLRTPKNKNTKIPLPVLNGLQMVKVSDIIFCKADEDYTHVYLNDKEQKLVVTKSIKDFEDLLEDYDFFRLHHSYLVNKNYIMKYVKGEGGYITTEFDHEIPVSRRRKTDFLAWLNNN, encoded by the coding sequence ATGACCACTTGTATAATTATCGATGACGAAGAAAGAAGCGTAGATACTATGCGGACGATTATTGAAAAATATCTTTCTGATAAGCTTGTGATCATTGATACAGCTAGCTCTTCACAGGAAGGATATGAGAAAATTCAAAAACTACATCCTCAGTTAATCTTTCTTGATATCGAAATGCCTCATGGTTCAGGCTTTGACTTGCTAGAACGATTCAATAAACCTTCATTCGAAGTTATATTCACTACAGGCTTTGAAAAGTATGCGATTACTGCAATCAAGTTCAGTGCATTAGATTATTTGCTCAAACCAATTAATATCAACGATGTTCTCGAAAGTGTAGATAGAGCTATTGAGCGAATTAATGTTGGGAACAAAGGCAACCTCGGTCTTCAGATGTTGTTAGAAAACCTGAGAACTCCTAAAAACAAAAATACTAAGATTCCACTTCCAGTTTTGAATGGTCTACAAATGGTGAAGGTTAGTGACATTATCTTTTGCAAAGCAGATGAAGATTACACACATGTATACCTCAATGACAAAGAGCAAAAACTAGTTGTTACCAAAAGTATCAAAGACTTTGAGGATCTTCTTGAAGACTACGATTTCTTTAGATTGCACCACTCCTACTTGGTCAATAAGAACTACATTATGAAGTACGTGAAAGGAGAAGGTGGTTACATTACAACAGAATTTGATCATGAAATTCCTGTTTCAAGACGTCGTAAAACCGACTTTTTGGCATGGCTTAATAACAACTAA
- a CDS encoding vitamin B12 transporter, translated as MFSSKKIALLFLLSTVTSFAQLALDETIVVASKYQQKQSQIGRIVTVLSDSLIQQNQHLSLTGLLNQQVGIQIVGSSQAPGSLQSVFTRGAGAGYTLILLDGVPVYDPSNIEGNFDLNFISLANIERIEVLKGGQSTLYGSNAVAGVINIISKKGVSKAFVPSIGFQAGSFNSLDFNVNTRGLVKKLAYDLSYQKSRSDGFSSAVGDGFENDGFDRNVFRSKLSTSFGVMNLRLKGDYSKYTADIDAGGFTDDKDNTFQTENFQVGGGFDIGLDKSKIVMNYLISKIDRTFEDDSTDVAVTAFNKYSLSTFGTLSNFLDLYGSFDLNKNLKLLAGGEFTTQNTDQSYRSVSDFGEFIDAPIEAKLAQMENYAMYTSLNYQSETGFGVEAGFRANHHSTYDWNSSYTLSTFYKISPSIKALAVWASSFKNPSLYQLFSPYGNTDLTPEKSNNLDLGLEWRSVDQQRFVQLAYFNRNIKNGIVFQGLDSAPYGIYMNQDEQKDQGVELDVVQKVGSFRMNGNYTFLNGYAFVKDANDQDKKYNLLRRPKNAFNVGIGYSVSPKLNLDANFQFTGSREDRFYNSTTFSTEEVNLASYGVLNVVANYDITKSFHVFANLRNITNAKYQEVYGFNSEPFNFKVGIRYGR; from the coding sequence ATGTTTTCTTCAAAGAAAATTGCATTACTCTTTCTTTTGAGCACGGTAACTTCATTTGCTCAACTCGCTCTAGACGAAACAATTGTAGTGGCGTCTAAATACCAACAAAAACAAAGTCAAATCGGAAGAATAGTAACTGTCCTTTCCGATTCTCTCATTCAACAAAACCAACATTTAAGTCTTACGGGTTTATTAAACCAACAAGTTGGAATTCAGATTGTAGGAAGTTCTCAAGCTCCCGGTAGTTTGCAATCGGTTTTCACAAGAGGAGCTGGGGCAGGTTATACGCTCATTTTGTTGGACGGAGTACCAGTTTATGACCCTTCCAATATTGAAGGAAATTTTGATCTAAATTTCATTTCACTTGCAAATATTGAGCGAATTGAAGTATTAAAAGGAGGTCAATCTACACTATATGGCTCTAATGCGGTGGCTGGTGTTATTAACATTATAAGTAAAAAAGGTGTCAGCAAGGCATTTGTTCCTAGTATAGGTTTTCAGGCAGGAAGTTTCAATTCACTAGATTTCAATGTCAACACTCGTGGATTAGTCAAAAAACTTGCTTATGATTTATCGTACCAAAAATCTCGAAGTGATGGCTTTTCTTCGGCAGTGGGAGATGGGTTCGAAAACGATGGATTTGACAGAAATGTATTTAGGTCAAAGCTTAGTACAAGTTTTGGAGTAATGAATTTAAGATTGAAAGGAGATTACTCTAAATATACTGCCGATATAGATGCAGGAGGATTTACAGATGACAAAGACAACACCTTCCAAACAGAGAATTTTCAAGTTGGAGGAGGTTTTGATATCGGACTAGATAAGTCGAAAATTGTAATGAACTATCTAATTTCTAAAATTGATAGAACTTTTGAAGATGACTCTACAGATGTAGCAGTTACAGCTTTCAATAAGTATAGCTTGAGCACCTTTGGCACATTAAGCAATTTCCTAGATCTCTATGGAAGTTTTGATTTGAATAAAAACCTAAAGTTATTGGCCGGAGGTGAGTTCACAACCCAAAATACTGATCAGTCATATAGGTCTGTAAGTGATTTTGGCGAATTCATAGATGCTCCTATTGAAGCTAAATTGGCACAAATGGAGAACTACGCTATGTATACTTCTCTTAACTATCAGTCAGAAACAGGTTTTGGAGTGGAGGCAGGATTTAGAGCTAATCATCATAGCACCTACGATTGGAACTCATCATATACTTTAAGTACTTTTTACAAGATTAGTCCAAGTATTAAGGCTTTGGCAGTGTGGGCGAGTAGCTTTAAAAATCCATCACTTTATCAATTGTTTTCTCCTTACGGAAACACTGACTTAACACCAGAAAAAAGTAATAATCTCGATTTAGGGTTAGAGTGGAGAAGTGTAGATCAGCAGCGATTTGTTCAGTTGGCATATTTCAATAGAAACATTAAGAATGGTATAGTATTCCAAGGCTTAGATTCGGCACCATATGGAATTTATATGAACCAAGATGAGCAAAAGGATCAAGGGGTAGAGTTGGATGTTGTTCAAAAAGTAGGATCATTCCGAATGAACGGAAACTACACGTTTTTGAATGGTTATGCTTTTGTGAAAGATGCTAACGATCAAGACAAAAAGTACAATTTATTGAGAAGACCCAAAAATGCTTTTAATGTAGGAATTGGATATTCTGTAAGTCCTAAGCTTAATCTTGATGCTAATTTCCAATTTACTGGAAGCCGTGAAGATAGGTTCTACAATAGCACTACATTCAGTACGGAGGAAGTGAATTTGGCTTCTTATGGAGTTCTGAACGTTGTTGCCAACTATGACATTACAAAATCTTTTCATGTATTCGCAAATTTGAGAAACATTACAAATGCGAAATACCAAGAAGTTTATGGTTTTAACTCAGAACCTTTTAACTTTAAAGTAGGAATTCGATACGGAAGGTAA
- a CDS encoding regulator of cell morphogenesis and NO signaling, whose protein sequence is MTERLDITTYEAVNQNFNSFYNSNLELNKPSRELTEIASQLDMNDLSGTVEKFEKFTTEDIIDYLVFNHHYYMTKKLPELQQSIEHVFGQEDVSNLLRTLALFFGKYQKSLISHIKMEENVFFPMVKSLLNTSKEQLSKTKKWTSFVEFMGNHDPIEDELKKVNLIIKEAVQGLKVPFAYSVFMNQIDLFEFDLRRHAIIEDEVLLPRVEALL, encoded by the coding sequence ATGACAGAAAGATTGGACATTACTACATACGAGGCGGTTAACCAAAACTTCAACAGCTTTTATAATTCAAATTTAGAGTTAAATAAGCCAAGTCGGGAGCTTACTGAGATAGCTTCACAACTTGACATGAATGATTTGTCAGGGACGGTAGAGAAGTTTGAAAAGTTTACAACAGAAGATATCATCGATTATCTAGTTTTTAACCACCACTATTACATGACCAAGAAGCTGCCTGAACTTCAGCAGTCTATTGAGCATGTTTTTGGTCAGGAGGATGTTTCCAATCTACTGAGAACACTTGCTTTGTTTTTTGGTAAATATCAAAAAAGCTTAATCAGCCATATTAAGATGGAAGAGAATGTATTTTTCCCAATGGTGAAAAGTTTATTGAATACTTCTAAAGAGCAGTTATCTAAGACAAAAAAATGGACTTCTTTTGTAGAATTTATGGGTAATCATGATCCCATTGAGGATGAATTGAAAAAAGTAAACTTGATAATTAAAGAGGCAGTTCAGGGGCTTAAAGTTCCTTTTGCATATAGTGTTTTCATGAATCAGATCGATTTATTCGAATTTGATTTGAGGCGACATGCAATCATAGAAGATGAAGTATTATTGCCGAGAGTAGAAGCTTTACTGTAA
- a CDS encoding LytTr DNA-binding domain-containing protein: MAISHFRNPEVGTLSTEASMNMRVAGKKNMVNLNDVAYLKSAKNYTIFKLKNGKELISSKTLRIFEEELESVANFVRPHRSYIVNFDYVDDLRFNCRGGELYLDDEVINISRRKAAEFRRQYRRFLTASGANVTSTIRMKTKLRVS, from the coding sequence ATGGCCATCAGCCATTTTAGGAATCCGGAGGTAGGTACGCTATCCACAGAGGCCAGCATGAACATGAGAGTTGCCGGTAAAAAGAACATGGTAAATCTTAATGATGTAGCTTATCTTAAAAGTGCCAAAAATTATACAATTTTTAAACTAAAAAATGGTAAAGAGCTTATCAGTTCTAAAACTCTTCGAATTTTTGAAGAAGAGCTAGAATCGGTAGCAAACTTTGTAAGACCACACAGGTCGTACATTGTCAATTTTGATTACGTTGATGATCTCAGATTTAATTGCCGCGGTGGTGAATTATATCTAGATGATGAAGTTATAAATATTTCGCGTAGAAAAGCGGCTGAGTTCAGAAGACAGTATAGAAGATTTCTTACTGCATCTGGTGCAAATGTTACTTCTACCATACGAATGAAGACTAAACTAAGAGTGTCATAA